CGGATGTTACGGATGTTGGGTCTTGAAGAGGGTGATTTCTTCCAAGGGTCACGTTAcgaggggaaagaaggtgtTCTGAAAGGATTCAAAGTCAAAAAATTTGACGATGGCGAGGGCGACGAGTACGATAATCTGGGCCGAAGAGATGATAGTCCGTCGTGGAAGCTTGAGAGGTGTAGTCTCGAAGGAAAAGAGGTAGATCGACCGGGACTTGATACCACCTTGGAAGCGATCACTCGGATTTTCCTGGATGAATATTACGCATccacgatgacgatgagatcaaCGAATCACGGAGGTAAAGCGACATTGCCGAATTTCCTCCAACCGAAGAAAATGCCCTCGCCGCCCGTAGCCAagatctctctccctttcccgGTGGTCAGTCTACACAGCTTGAGCAGAGGTGCGAAAGAAGGAATGACCACCGTCATGATGGGGACGGCGACTCTCAAAGAGGTGTGGAGTCAGACTAGATGGAGAATTAGAGGTTGGGAAAGGGCCGGGTATGTTTGGGATGACTCAAAAGtaggagaagaaggagaagaagagaaggaggagagggagaaagggtTTGCGACTGTGATGATCTTCCCGTACAGAGTATTTGgtgaggggaagagggtcAGGTTCGAACAAGGAGACTATTCGTATCCCCTTCGATAAACAGATCACCTCCCATAGAATCACCCTTTTCCATATgtgagtgagtgggaaCTCAGCATAATGTGCGAGCATTATGGCGGATGCTACCACACCTGGCATGTTCGACACACACCGTAGCTACCGCGTTCGGTATGTTCGCTCGCCACGAGATACATACTACAACAGTCCACTAGAAAGTGTCAAACAAGCGATTCTATTCCAAGGGAGACCAGTTCACCGATATCAGACATCACAACGATTGGAAGCGAAACGCAAAGGCTGATAGCTTGGAAATGCCGCCAAGGCCACATCACATCATTGCCAGCGGATCTACAACGCGAAGCTCATCAGCATCTTGCCCAGCAACCACATCCGCGCTatactcaccatcatcactatCGCTCATAATATCTCCGGGACTGACTGGCTCCGCTttcaccttgacctctACGTAGGGTTTCCGTCTTCCTGAGCCAGGGACGGATGTTCGAGATTTCTTGGTTGAAGTGGGCTGTattcgagatcgaggaggactgacgggtcgaggtggaggtgtcTGCTGAAAATCATTTAGCATAGGGACATTTGTTTGGCCGCAATTCACGTCAGTTGCACGCTGGAGCGGATATGGACTAATGGCATGTATGGAAGTTCAATGAAGCGCATGCTTCCTCATTCGATAGCTGAAAGGACCTCGATGAATAaccagactcacctgagCGTACACTTCACTGGCTAGCGGATCACTTTCCGCTATCTCAAGATCTCCCTCATGGtccgctccttctcccccgAAACCATCTGATCCTTCATCGTATCCGTTCCGAGTCCCGTCTCCTtcgccatcgtcatcactcGGAGAGTCCTGTACCCTCCGGCGTTTCTTCGACTGAGCCCGAGATGGCGCTCGATTGGGAGGTGATAAGGACGATTTGATAGGCTGACCACGAGGCGCTGAGGACGGTTGTGGTACTACTGTAGAGGGACGTGAATCTGATTTACGTTTCGGGGTAGGTTTTGTGGTGGCCCTACCTGAGGGAGTGGCTTTGGAAATTGACGGAGTCGGTCTGGCTGCAGGTGTCGCCGTCAGACCTGCAGGTTTCAGAGGAGTGGGTTTGCTTGACGGTGCTGCTATCCGTCTAGTTCTCGCAACTGCTTGAGTCTGAACGACAAGTCGCAAATGATGTTTCAGTATCCGTACCATAACTTGAACATAGGATGACTTACATCTGTCGTCTCTACCACATGCTTGTCATTTGCCGATGGGTTCACCACTCTCTCCTGCTTCAGAACACCTTCCAGCCTGTCCCTCAAACTCCAATACCTTGCTTCCCACTCATCCCGTTCCCTCTCCAAaccctctctccttctaatctcctcatccataTCCTCTTGCCAGccctctttctccgcttccagctcctccaacCTCTTTTCAAACAGTTCCAACTGATCTTCCGTCTTCGCCAGTCGACTCTCCGCCTTTCGCAGGATGATGTTCTCGCTTTCCAACTCTGCTATTCGGAGCTTGTACTCCGTGTTGGTCTGTAAGATACCCTTGTTCAGGAATGTCGCAAGCTCCAGTTCGTGGTTCGTACTGGATAGTTGCGACTCGAGTGTGGTGATTGTTTGGCGCGACATCGGACAGGCTAGGGTGAGTGAAATGAGTCACTTGGAcccaaggaggaagattggGCACGAGAAGGGTAGACGAGGACAATAGAGACGCGTCGAGGTGAGGTGAGCGATATGTTCGTTTCCGTCAAACGGCTTGCGTGATAGCGCCGCTCGCTGTTCAGGTAGAAGACGTATGACACCTGGTCAGGTCAGGTCTCGCTAGGCCGAGGTTTGGATTTGGATGCGCGATCAACGGGTTTGCATTGAGACGAGTGGCAGGGAGGGGTGAGCAACAAAAGCAATAACAAAAGATAGACATGAAATTGCGGCGCGACGAATGAATGACTACTTGTTGGTAGTACCTGAACGCAACGTCAACTTTCGGGTTCGTCCAGTCAACGCCTTTCCTGTCAGCCTCGATCTTTTCGTCTTTCCACATCTCATCACATCAATTCGGCACCTTTTTCATAGGCAGCCACTCTCAGCCTCACTCATCGCCATGTCAGACTCGCCTGATCGTAGGCATTATCGAAGAGATTCTCGATCTCCCCAACGGAGAGACTACCTCTCCAAAGGATCCggtcgatcttcctctcgtcgACGATCACCTGGACTGGGAAGTCCCCCGCCATCGCATCGGGATCGTACAGGCGGAGGCGGAGCTGGTGGAAGACCGAGAGATAATGGATATGGGGATAAGGAACGTGTGAGATCCAATGGTGCGGGTGCTGGACCAAGTAGAAGAGGtgggggtggtggtgggtATACcgagagagatagagaggaggagagagcgatGGAGCGCAAGAGatttgatgatgatgtgaagagagatgtgagtgtggagCTCACGATGGATAGACATGCATCGTTTCTCAACCGTGCTTCACCGCTGTACGACACGACAATGGTTCGAATACAGCTTTAGATGAATATCCACAACCTTCCCTGTCTtctacctcctcgaccaagCTCGTGACTCAACAAGCGCTGACATGTTCCCACAGGATTATCCTGACCGACCACCCTCCGTCGAACCTGAGAAACCAAACTTTGGCAACTCCGGACTCCTCGCCAAAGAAACCAACACCGTCAAAGGTGTAGAGGTCAAATACAACGAACCTGCGGAAGCGAGGAAACCGACGAAGAACTGGAGATTGTACGTCTTCAAAGGCACTGAACAGATCGGTAAGTGGGCCAAGCAAaaatccttcttcatcgagaGCTGAGAGCTGAAGATGACACTGTACAGATCTCATACACATCTATCGCCAATCTGCCTATCTCATAGGTAGAGATACGGTGGTACGCCTCCCCTTTCACAGCAGAAGAAAATGCACAGTGTCGCTGATCTCCTCCCCTCCATTGAACACGCAGGTCACAGATATTCCTATCGCCCACCCTTCTTGCTCAAAGCAACACGCTGCGATCCAATATCGTCAGATATCCGAGAAGAACGAGTTTGGCGATGTCACTACTAGTATAAAGTGAGCTTGGTATGAACTATCAGGCCTCCTTGTGTCCCGTTCGGCGGAGACGCTTTCTCTCCAGGAGGACGAATGCTGGGTCTATCGTACCTCGCTCCCCAATGTGAGAGAGACAAAGGCTGACGGCTCTCACGTCACAGACCGTTCATTATCGATTTAGAGTCCACCAATGGGACGTATGTGAACGATCAAGAGATTCCAAAATCTAGGTGAATGACACTGCCCCATCATTAGTTGTCGTGAGTTCACCGACTGATGTTTGACTTTGTACGTTCAGATACTACGAATTGAGAAGcagtgatggtgagttaTGCCTCGCTAGCCGGTTGCCAGCACATCGATAACTAATTTTTGTATCACTCGCTTCCCAAGTCATCAAGTTTGGAACTTCCTCCAGAGAATATGTCCTCTTACACGAGGATGCTTAAGGGGACACATGGGAGGGGAATGAAAACCGCGACGAAACCGTCTGACAGACGGAAATATGTATGCATCTAGTCACATGTGCTGGGTTTCGGTCCTTCAATGGTTCTTGTGCGATCtgccttccttccccttaTGAGAGCATCGTGATCTTTGCACGCTCTTTCACTGTTTCCGGAGTAAGGTTGTACAGCTCATCTATCAGCGCTGCTCTGAACGTTCCAGGACCTTTGACATCAGGTCTCTCTGCCGCCACTTCTGCAGCGACATTGTACACCAGGATCCTATTTCGATTGTCAGATTGATCAGCCAAGATAGCACGGGGGCAAGAAGAGACAGTTTTGGTGAAAACTTACCCCGACAAAGCTGCCAACAACATATCTCCTTGGACCAATTGTGAGAGGTCCTCATATGCCTCTTTTTTGGATAGATAGTCAAGCCTTGCCGCAGCCGCAAAACAACCTATCAAAGTACCGGTCATACAGCCTGACCCGGTGATGCTCCCGAGGTACGAATGCCCATTGGACGCTTTCAAGACCACGGACCCGTCCGAGATGTAATCGCTTTCGCCAGTCaggacgatgatgcagGCTATATTAGGGATCAGTAACCTGCTCTGACCACAGGTAATTGCGACACCATGAGGAGACTTTGCTCACCCCTCTTTCTCGCAAGAGCTTTGACGACAGCTCCCGGATCGGAAAACCCAGAGCCAACAGAATCAACACCCCGACTGGCCACTTCAGTAGATTTGGCCATTGCCCCAATCTCAGCTGCATTACCCTTTATGATCGTGGGTTGCCAGTGTGACAGCAGGTCTACAATGAGATGTAGTGGAGACTATCGTCAGTACTTGACGCCTCAGTCATATGGCTACCTGTAGAAAGAACTCACCAACGGACGTTTCTCTTCGATATGATGTGGCGCCGATTGCAACAGggtcgaagacgatgggTTTTCGATTGACGTTTGCTTGTCGACCAGCGACGAGCATACCCTCCTTATCCGAGATAGTCCTGCACTGAGTTGTCAGTGTGAGTTTGTCAAAGTATGGTTTGTTGTACGAAAAGCTATTCACCCAAAGTTGATGAGCAGGGCTCCGATCGCCGGACTGAGATCTGCCACGTCTCGAGGATGGGTTGACATGATTGGGGATGCTCCTATGGCAAGCGTGACATTCGCTGAATCATTAACGACAACAGTGTTTGTCATCTGTTCGACAAGAGGATTAGCGACCATTGCAGAATGTCGCAGAGATCTTGGTGAAGCGAGCTGCTGGTCGTGGTGAtgcccactcacctgatgCACGAGCGgcgtctctctcttcaccacaCGTATGAGCTCCATGACACCCGTCACAAGACCGTCCACCGTCAAGTCTCTCTTCGTAGGGATTCCAAAAATGGCCATCGGGTCTGGCAGGGTCTTCCTCACTCGCTTGAAAGATCCTACTAGGTCTCGAAGTGCTCGTGCTGCTTCTTTCGGTGTTTCAGAGGCTACTATATCTGAGATGATAGCTATTCCGTCGAGGTGATTGGCGGATATCGGACTGATGGAAGCGTGGAGCAATTGTGCAAGATTGGGAAGGTGAATTCCCCCTAGGCGAAGAAACCCGACTTAGTCAGCTGAGTTCCCATCATCACGAATGACTGACAGCCAAGATGAAATGAGATGACAAAGACATACCTATAGCAACGCTCTTTATCCCCGTCCCCCCGAGAATATCGAGGATCTCCCCTACGCCTTCTGGTCCCAACATCTTCTTATTTCTCACATCTTTACTACCAGTAGGCCAAACGGCTCCTATTCCCACATAATCCGCTCCTTGGTCTATGGCTTTATGGGCCTCTTCTACCTTGCCGATCGATATACCGATGATAGCATCGGGTCCGACTAGTtgtcgagcgagaggtATGGGACAGTCTGTCTGACCGATATGGATCCCGGCGGTTCCTGAGAGGTATGATGGATCAGCCAGGATGCAAGTGTACAGACGACTTGCGCAAGAAAGACAGAGAATGGATATTAGAGGTATGACTCACCGACAGCTAGATGAACGTCTATGCGATCATTGATGAGAACAGGGACGTTATACTATTTACCAGATATCAGTCTGCTGAGTGAATGACTCAATCAGACCTTTCCAGGAGAGATGCATTACCCACTCTATCACAGACATCTTTGGTCCGTCTAGCTACTTCGATGAACTATGAGCCTTGACGTCAGCTTCAACACCGCCATCCGACGGTATGCGACGACCAGCTGAATGCGCTCACCTCTCCTGTATCCgcatctttctctctgaCCTGGACTAGTGTCACGCCGCCTTGCAGTGACTATTGCGAGTCCGGATCAGCGTCAGAGATCggtggggaggaagaaggccgGGGCACGTACCTCTTCGAGACTCTCGTAGTAGTCCTAAATCGACATCAGTGACAGGTCACCGATTTCTCCCAATCTTGTCTTTCCAAAGGATTTGCTCACTCACTTTCCCTGGTGGTAGGAACTCTCTCCCCGTCACCAGATATACGGAGTAGTCGATGTCCACTTTGACCATCTCGACAAGCCATACGATGTCGTAGCTCTGGCGggcgatggtgatgaaCAGGAGAAATGGGTCGTTCACTGATTCCTCTAACTTGTCCATTCATGACATGTGGACTTGATGTGCCTGGAGCGGAAATCAGAGCGGGGCGCCGTGTTGACGAGGTATTTTCAGAATCTGGCTTGATGATAACAGACATGCATAAAGACCTCGAGCTGATGCGATCGTGAAAGAATTGAATGCTTGTGGTCCAAGAACGTCCGAATGATACCATCATGCATTAGTTGCAGAAGTGTCCATGTCCCACGATATCTTACAAAACCATTCCCGTACCTAATACAACAGCACCGACCATACCTAAACCGACAGCCGCCATCTTACCAAACACCAACTGACCATATCCCGGAGCACCAGAACCAGATTGTGACGAAGCCGGTGCAGAGCTTCCTGAGGCCGAAGCGGAAGCGCCAGTCACTCCACCGGTACTCGAGACTGCTGCTGTTCCAGATCCGGTCGCACCAGCACTGGCGGTTGAGCTTGGGCTCGAGCTGGTACTAGTGGCACTCGCACTTGCTGTACCGTTGCCCACCAGGCCTACACCATACGCCCGGGTGGAAGCGCCGCCCAACGCCCACAGGAGACCCTCCATGACGTGGCCTTGGAAAGTTGAGTTCTGCCAAGCTGCGAGGGACATCAAGGTCAGCTAGCCCGACCTAATGCTCAATCACTAATCACGCATAAAGCGTGGCTCACTCTCGTTGGTGTGTCCTAGAGACGTGTAGAATGATCTACCTGCTTTCGTCACAGAGTCGAGGAGCGGTTGCGCAGAGTTGGGAGAATCGATGTACCAAGCGATAGGATGAGGTGACCCTTCCGGCGGGTAGTTGCCGGTGGAAGTACCGTCGTCTGGCAAGACAAGTGGGTCAGTCGTCGAGCCTTATTCGCAAAGATGGACGACAACTCTTCTTGCGGATAAAGAAAACACTCACTGTTATAACTTGACTCATCGACTGTCATGATGACCACAGCTCCCTCGCTCCTGGGATCAGATCGGAAATGGTAAACTTCCTCAACCTGCACAGAGATTAGCTTTCGATCTGGTCGTGTTGGCGTGACGGTAAGCTCACGAATGTCCATCTGTCAGGTACGTTGGCTGTCGCCGGGAATGTCGAATTAAGTCTCTCAAAAGTCTACCATGGAACGATCAGCACGCCAGCACGATGATTTGTCGCACACGTACAGCTTGTTGTAATTGGGGATGATAATCAAAATAGGCTACGACCACAATATCAAGTCAACACTGATCATCAGAATGATGGCCTTTTGCAACAAGAGGGAAGacttgactcacctccgaCAGCTTGCAGATAATTATTATCCTGGAAAAGACAGGCCGATGCAGCATGTACACCTGTATACACACCTCCGGATTGGAAGAACGTCTGTAAGGCAGCTTGGCCAGGTGCGTCGAGAACTATAAGGCGGAATAAAATATGGAACGTCAGCCATCGTCTACCAGCTATCTGCACATGAATGTTTGAGAGCATGtcccctcactcaccttcatccgaATTGGAGACGAACATGACTCCATCGAAGCCTGATAGCGTTTCATTGGTGAAAAGTGATCTATCTCTGGGGTAGCGGAAAATGAATCAATTCCCAGTTCGTCTGAAAATAtagctcttcctccgtcgATATACCGTCCTCTCTTCGGCTTCCTAATTCAATCTAGATCTGACCAGGTATCCTATCCGTCGTATACCAATTTCCAGATCTACGAGCGGGACTAAAgtcgactcactctgaaAACACGAATTCGACCCCGTACTGTCCCGCTATATTGCCCAACACCTGAATCGCAGTAGGTATCGAATCATGTCTGAATCCCGCTGTAGCCGTATACACCAACACTCGAGGTGTAGATTGTGGTTGAGGTTGTGCTTGTTGGGCTGAAACGGTCGTTGTGGAGATGGACATCATCATGATGGAAGCGATGAATGTGGGTGGTAATAGTCTCATgttgaggtcgagatgTGGCCAGGCGTCGGTGTGATTCTGAGTCAGACAGAGACgcgagaggagaggtcCAACGGGCGAGAGGTCTACTCCAGATGGGCGTCTTAGTGACAGAGCGATCTTGGTAAATCACATGAAACAATGACGATGAATGTTGACGTCGGAAAGAAAAGCAACGGATCCACGAACTCGCTTCGGTGGAGGTTCAAGATGCGCCGGAACTATGTTTGTAAATAACCAATGCGTTCGTCTGTCTGCAACAAAGCACGACTGCGCTTGCATGTCTATTCGTGTGTCAACACGACCCGCGAAGGCAATTTCTGCATGATTCTCTTTCTTGCCCTCCAATCTGTAATTCTTTCACTGTACAACAACCTGTCGGTATAGACTTTTCGGCATATCCCTTCCATCTGCTTCGCTCCATTTTCATCTGGACCGAGATCCCTTCGCCATCGGTCTCGGCTATACACTGACTTGGCCGCTTCTTCGAACTATCTCAATCCTCTCCTGAATCCGCTCTTCTTGTTCatttcttcgtctctcccACTCCCGTGCTGACCGACtccccttccacttccttcGACGCAGCTTTCGGTGTCAACTGgcccatctccacctgaTTTTCCAGAGCCTGAGTGATCGCCTCAGGTCTCAACCCTATACCATGAGCATTACCAAAGTAATCCCTCTTCGCGGTCAGATCTGGTATGATCTCTGGTTCAGGGACCGAGGCTCCACCAGACGCCAGTTTTGCCTTCGAAGGTCTTggtcggtgagtgtcgaCCGCTTCGATGGGTAATGGATATCGCTCTTCGTGACACCCGTAAGCCATGGGCGTGATCTTGATCAAGGTATGGAGGGGTATCTGCGAATGTCGCAATGATTGTCAGCCAAGGGAAACGTTCGGGACGACGACAATGACCTACCTTGATGTATGGCAACTCCTCTTGCGGCCTCGCTTGGAAATATGCGTAGAGACATCTGAGAATGGCTTGATGGGCTATGATAAGAATATTCTCCTGCCGTTCCAGCTCCATGATAACGGGCTCAAGTCTCACGACCACATCACGATACgactctcctcctcggtaTCGATAATTAAACTTGTCTTCATCTCTACTTTCGTAATCTTCGGGGTACTTTTCCTATACATTGGTCGAGAGCTGTCAGCTGGTCGGtcggtgagaagagaatCCAAGAAAGCTCACCTCAATTTCCTCGTAAGTCATTCCATCACAGACTCCAGCGTCAAGCTCGTCAAGAGACTTCCAGGTCTTCTTTTCAAAGGGCAGGAAAGACCCGGTCTGCTGTGTTCGCtggagagtggaggtcCACACCTGTGGCAGAATGTTGTCAGTGTACGCGCACATGATCCTCATAGACAGCAGCGACACTTACCTCGAGAGGACCGTCTCCAATGTTGTCCTTGACCAAAGCGGGAAGGGATTGTGCATACCTCCACCCGTTCGGCGATAAATCTGAATCACCACCAATTTTGCCTTCGACATTGTACATACTCTCTCCGTGCTACATTACATATGTTTCAGTCCGAAATCGGCCACATGCGAGGGGAGCGCAAGACTCACTCGTGAAAGATAGATACTCCTTGGCTTTAGATGCAGGTTCATCAAGTAGAACGCGACTCGACTCTGGAGATACCCTTGAATCCTGTTGATTGT
The sequence above is drawn from the Kwoniella newhampshirensis strain CBS 13917 chromosome 7, whole genome shotgun sequence genome and encodes:
- a CDS encoding hydroxyethylthiazole kinase translates to MVKVDIDYSVYLVTGREFLPPGKDYYESLEESLQGGVTLVQVREKDADTGEFIEVARRTKDVCDRYNVPVLINDRIDVHLAVGTAGIHIGQTDCPIPLARQLVGPDAIIGISIGKVEEAHKAIDQGADYVGIGAVWPTGSKDVRNKKMLGPEGVGEILDILGGTGIKSVAIGGIHLPNLAQLLHASISPISANHLDGIAIISDIVASETPKEAARALRDLVGSFKRVRKTLPDPMAIFGIPTKRDLTVDGLVTGVMELIRVVKRETPLVHQMTNTVVVNDSANVTLAIGASPIMSTHPRDVADLSPAIGALLINFGTISDKEGMLVAGRQANVNRKPIVFDPVAIGATSYRRETSVDLLSHWQPTIIKGNAAEIGAMAKSTEVASRGVDSVGSGFSDPGAVVKALARKRACIIVLTGESDYISDGSVVLKASNGHSYLGSITGSGCMTGTLIGCFAAAARLDYLSKKEAYEDLSQLVQGDMLLAALSGILVYNVAAEVAAERPDVKGPGTFRAALIDELYNLTPETVKERAKITMLS